From bacterium, the proteins below share one genomic window:
- the flgA gene encoding flagellar basal body P-ring formation chaperone FlgA, translating into MKIKYYFLIICLINLVTISTQAVEVVLKEKVVVSSSEIFLEDIADIYPETSDHLKKLYIGRSPLLGKSKVYKQGYIKMRLASQKSPSDIKLKGTEKVLVMRSYQTLDLDELKKKIRDYLIECMEDNQEEIKIEFYQIPKKIKLPNGEVKIYVGFNGRPTHLVGNIYVPVRIDVSGAKYKVIKIGVKIRRFSKVVVANKNLKLGHILDQADIRLALRETTFLSYDVARDLDLALNKRLTQRVDEGKALCERWIEVLPLVKRGEEVEILSKMDNILIKTKGLAREDGKLEELIKVRNISSKKEVLAKVIEKNIVIIE; encoded by the coding sequence ATGAAAATTAAATACTATTTTCTAATCATTTGTTTAATAAATTTGGTTACTATTTCTACTCAAGCCGTAGAAGTAGTCTTGAAAGAAAAAGTCGTAGTTTCTTCTTCTGAAATATTCTTAGAGGATATTGCCGATATTTATCCGGAAACCTCTGATCATTTAAAAAAGCTTTACATTGGAAGAAGTCCACTCTTAGGAAAGAGTAAAGTTTATAAACAAGGTTATATCAAGATGAGATTAGCTTCCCAAAAGTCCCCAAGTGATATAAAACTTAAAGGAACAGAAAAGGTTTTAGTGATGAGGAGTTATCAAACATTGGACTTAGATGAGCTAAAGAAAAAGATACGAGATTATCTTATCGAATGCATGGAGGACAATCAGGAAGAGATCAAGATAGAATTTTATCAAATCCCAAAAAAGATAAAGCTTCCTAATGGAGAAGTAAAAATTTATGTAGGATTTAATGGTAGGCCTACTCATTTGGTGGGAAATATTTATGTTCCGGTAAGAATTGATGTTTCTGGCGCCAAGTATAAAGTAATTAAGATTGGAGTAAAGATCAGAAGATTCTCTAAGGTAGTGGTTGCTAACAAGAATTTAAAACTGGGTCATATCCTTGATCAGGCTGATATTAGGCTGGCGCTAAGAGAGACCACTTTTTTATCTTATGATGTGGCAAGAGATTTAGATTTAGCTTTAAATAAAAGATTAACTCAAAGGGTGGATGAAGGCAAAGCTTTATGCGAAAGATGGATAGAAGTTCTTCCTTTGGTAAAAAGAGGCGAAGAAGTAGAGATTTTATCTAAGATGGATAATATCTTAATTAAGACCAAAGGCTTAGCCCGAGAGGATGGAAAGCTGGAAGAATTAATTAAAGTTCGGAATATTTCTTCAAAGAAAGAAGTATTAGCTAAAGTTATAGAAAAAAATATAGTCATTATAGAGTAA
- the flgG gene encoding flagellar basal-body rod protein FlgG: MMRSLLTGSSGMVAQQMNMDVISNNLANVNTSGFKRSRVDFQDLLYETLRAAGSPVAEGSPIPTGIQVGLGTIPVSTQRMYVQGSLQETGNVYDIAIEGDGFFQILLPDGSTGYTRDGSFKISGDGRLVTSDGYILQPEITIPTDAVQTTIAPNGTVSVMLAGQTDPSEVGKIELARFVNPAGLNCVGRNIAKETAASGSPVIGEAGLEGLGEVRQAYVESSNVNVIAEMVKMIIAQRAYEINSKSITTSDTMLGIASSLKR; this comes from the coding sequence ATGATGCGTTCTTTGTTAACTGGATCTTCTGGGATGGTAGCCCAGCAAATGAACATGGATGTGATTTCTAATAATTTAGCTAATGTCAATACCTCTGGTTTCAAGAGAAGTCGAGTTGACTTTCAAGATCTTCTTTACGAAACACTTCGAGCTGCTGGGTCACCGGTAGCGGAGGGATCTCCAATTCCTACGGGAATTCAAGTGGGATTAGGTACCATCCCTGTGTCGACTCAACGAATGTATGTTCAAGGTTCTTTGCAAGAAACAGGAAATGTTTATGATATCGCTATCGAAGGAGATGGTTTTTTTCAAATTTTATTACCTGATGGTAGCACCGGCTATACCAGAGATGGCTCTTTTAAGATATCTGGAGATGGAAGACTAGTTACTTCTGATGGCTATATTCTTCAACCAGAAATTACTATTCCGACTGATGCTGTCCAGACTACTATTGCTCCTAATGGTACTGTTTCCGTAATGTTAGCTGGACAAACAGATCCTAGTGAAGTAGGAAAAATTGAATTAGCTAGATTTGTAAATCCAGCTGGCTTAAATTGTGTAGGTAGAAATATTGCGAAAGAGACGGCTGCTTCAGGATCACCGGTCATAGGAGAAGCAGGCTTAGAAGGCTTAGGAGAGGTTAGGCAAGCTTACGTAGAGTCATCTAATGTGAATGTGATTGCGGAAATGGTAAAGATGATTATTGCCCAAAGAGCTTATGAAATTAACTCAAAATCTATTACTACCTCTGACACCATGTTAGGCATTGCCTCATCCTTAAAGAGATAA
- a CDS encoding flagellar hook-basal body protein: MRRGIYTGAIGMMAAEIHNDTISNNLANIDTVGFKKDVMISQSFPMILTKRINDEVTQTMGGGTRDKRPTVGYTGTGVEINEIATIFEQGSLENTQNEFDLAVEGDGFFMVKTADNKIYYTRNGSLVRDIEGYLATSKGDLVLSENNLPIKVEKDNFLVLESGKIMRNTDPHKKDGSSLEEVDTLKIVDFPNKRGLVKMGNNLFKESEVSGKPELMIAGMKIRQGFLEKSNVEAIKEMVGMIKASRLYELNAKVIQSCDSTLGNLIMLGA, encoded by the coding sequence ATGCGGCGGGGAATATATACTGGAGCTATTGGCATGATGGCTGCAGAAATTCATAATGATACGATCTCTAATAACTTAGCTAATATAGATACCGTTGGATTTAAAAAGGATGTAATGATATCTCAATCTTTTCCCATGATCCTTACCAAACGGATTAATGATGAAGTAACCCAGACCATGGGAGGAGGAACGAGAGATAAAAGACCTACCGTTGGCTATACGGGAACGGGGGTGGAAATAAATGAAATAGCTACTATATTTGAACAAGGTAGCTTGGAAAATACTCAAAATGAATTTGATTTAGCCGTTGAAGGAGATGGCTTCTTTATGGTTAAGACCGCTGATAACAAGATTTATTATACTCGAAATGGAAGCTTGGTAAGAGATATAGAAGGTTATCTTGCTACTTCAAAAGGAGATTTAGTCTTAAGCGAAAATAATCTTCCTATAAAAGTAGAAAAAGATAATTTTTTGGTGTTAGAAAGTGGAAAGATAATGAGAAATACTGACCCTCATAAAAAAGATGGATCTTCCTTAGAAGAAGTAGATACCTTAAAAATTGTAGATTTTCCTAATAAACGTGGCTTAGTCAAGATGGGTAATAACTTATTCAAAGAGAGCGAAGTTTCGGGAAAGCCAGAATTAATGATCGCCGGGATGAAGATCAGGCAAGGTTTTTTAGAGAAATCTAATGTAGAGGCAATTAAAGAGATGGTGGGAATGATTAAAGCCTCTCGACTTTATGAATTAAATGCTAAAGTAATTCAAAGTTGTGATTCTACTTTAGGAAATTTAATTATGTTAGGAGCGTAA
- the murA gene encoding UDP-N-acetylglucosamine 1-carboxyvinyltransferase, producing the protein MDEIRILGGRRLKGEVEISGSKNASLPILCATLLTKDKFVIENVPTLLRDITTMIAVLRNLGSKIEVNKSQVVIDNSEYKNIEAPYELVKTMRASVLVMGPILGRMGNVCVSFPGGCAIGSRPIDLHLKGLEKLGAKIKLSEGYVKLKAKRLVGSEIYLDFPSVGATENIMMAATLASGKTLINNAACEPEIVDLANFLNLMGAKIEGAGTKIIEIEGVFELRGCNYAIIPDRIEAGTFIMATAITKGDLLIKGANIDHLTSLIDKLQEAGVKVTKEEGKIRVKVEDKLKSINWIETAPYPSFPTDMQAQMMALMATTRGVSCFIENVFENRFMHVNELNRMGADIVVKGNLAMVKGVSNLYGAKVVATDLRASASLVLAGLVAKGETTISRVYHLDRGYERIEEKLRRLKARIERIKE; encoded by the coding sequence TTGGATGAGATAAGAATTTTAGGAGGAAGAAGGTTAAAAGGGGAAGTTGAAATAAGTGGTTCTAAAAATGCCAGCTTGCCTATCTTATGTGCTACCTTACTAACTAAGGATAAATTTGTCATAGAAAATGTACCTACTCTTCTTAGAGACATTACGACGATGATTGCGGTCCTAAGAAATCTTGGATCTAAAATAGAAGTGAATAAATCTCAGGTAGTTATTGATAATAGTGAGTATAAGAATATAGAAGCTCCTTATGAGTTAGTAAAAACTATGAGAGCTTCAGTCTTAGTGATGGGACCTATTTTAGGCAGAATGGGTAATGTTTGTGTCTCATTTCCTGGAGGATGTGCTATCGGCTCTAGGCCCATTGATTTACACTTAAAAGGTTTAGAAAAATTAGGAGCTAAGATAAAATTAAGTGAAGGATATGTAAAACTTAAAGCTAAAAGATTAGTAGGTAGTGAAATATATTTAGACTTTCCTAGTGTGGGCGCCACAGAAAATATTATGATGGCTGCTACTTTAGCTTCTGGAAAGACATTAATAAACAATGCGGCTTGTGAGCCAGAAATTGTAGATTTAGCTAATTTTTTAAACCTCATGGGAGCTAAGATCGAAGGGGCAGGAACTAAAATTATAGAAATAGAAGGAGTTTTTGAGTTAAGAGGGTGTAATTATGCTATTATCCCAGATAGAATTGAAGCAGGAACTTTTATCATGGCCACCGCTATTACCAAAGGAGATCTTCTTATTAAAGGGGCTAATATAGATCATTTAACTTCTTTGATTGACAAACTACAAGAAGCAGGAGTAAAAGTAACCAAAGAAGAAGGAAAGATAAGAGTAAAGGTGGAAGATAAACTTAAAAGTATTAATTGGATCGAGACTGCCCCTTACCCTAGCTTTCCTACTGATATGCAAGCTCAAATGATGGCTTTAATGGCTACGACAAGAGGAGTAAGCTGTTTTATAGAAAATGTTTTTGAGAATAGATTTATGCATGTGAATGAATTAAATAGAATGGGTGCAGATATTGTGGTCAAAGGAAATTTAGCGATGGTAAAAGGAGTTTCTAATTTATATGGAGCTAAGGTAGTAGCTACTGATCTTAGAGCAAGTGCGTCTTTGGTATTAGCTGGCTTAGTAGCTAAAGGAGAAACTACTATTTCTCGAGTTTATCATTTAGATCGAGGCTATGAAAGGATTGAAGAAAAACTTAGAAGATTAAAGGCTCGGATAGAAAGGATAAAGGAGTAA
- the prmC gene encoding peptide chain release factor N(5)-glutamine methyltransferase has translation MKEWSIIEALNWTTNYFKEKGIKSSRLEAEVLLSEVLGYSRLKIYLSYDQPLSKNELASYHQLVKRRSFYEPIAYIVGRKEFYGYDFKVTPKVLIPRPETELLVERIIEKLNSLDEKKCYQMVDIGTGSGSIAVTLAKNLNSYIYAIDISEEILNIASENAQNLKVKEKICFLKGNLLDPLKELNLKEEIEVIVSNPPYIPSHEINNLSSEVKDYEPLDSLDGGKDGIDYHLFLIKESLTYLKKGGYLYLELGINQAEILKKICSQYKDWHNLKIIKDYAKIDRILEVQKR, from the coding sequence ATGAAGGAATGGTCAATAATTGAAGCTTTAAATTGGACGACTAACTACTTTAAAGAAAAAGGAATTAAGAGTTCGCGGCTTGAAGCAGAAGTATTATTATCAGAAGTTTTAGGGTACTCAAGACTTAAGATATATTTAAGTTATGATCAGCCTTTAAGTAAGAATGAATTAGCCTCTTACCACCAGTTGGTTAAGAGGCGTTCTTTTTATGAGCCTATTGCTTATATCGTAGGCCGAAAAGAATTTTATGGCTATGATTTTAAAGTTACCCCAAAAGTCTTAATTCCTCGACCAGAAACAGAATTATTAGTAGAAAGGATAATTGAGAAATTAAATAGTTTAGATGAAAAAAAGTGCTATCAAATGGTTGATATAGGCACTGGAAGTGGCAGTATTGCTGTTACCTTAGCTAAGAATTTAAATAGTTATATTTATGCCATTGATATTTCAGAGGAAATATTAAATATTGCCTCTGAAAATGCTCAGAATTTAAAAGTTAAAGAAAAAATCTGCTTTTTAAAGGGTAATTTATTAGATCCTTTAAAAGAATTAAATTTAAAAGAAGAAATTGAGGTCATAGTTTCTAATCCTCCTTACATTCCTTCTCATGAAATTAATAATTTATCATCCGAAGTAAAAGATTACGAACCTCTGGATAGTTTGGATGGAGGTAAAGACGGGATAGATTATCATCTCTTTTTGATTAAGGAGTCCTTAACTTATTTAAAAAAAGGAGGATATTTATATTTAGAATTAGGAATAAATCAAGCTGAAATACTAAAGAAAATTTGTAGTCAATATAAAGACTGGCATAATCTTAAAATAATTAAAGATTATGCCAAGATAGATCGAATATTAGAGGTTCAAAAAAGATAA
- the prfA gene encoding peptide chain release factor 1, giving the protein MIERLKGIKEEYDSLMIEMSKLEVIAHQERYQELAKRVAELEPIALLYQEYKETVEQLKELNEITQNEKDLEFKQMAEEETLTLKKKEKNLEERLKQAILPKDEEENKDVIMEIRAGTGGDESSLFVADLLRMYSKYADNQGWKKELMYVHPTGVNGFKEVALSLKGKKVCSKLRLESGVHRVQRVPVTESCGRIHTSTVTVAVLVEPEEVEITIDPNEVRVDVYRSSGPGGQSVNTTDSAVRLTHLSTGLIVTCQDEKSQHKNKAKAMRVLKARLLEQARLKQQQEMAKERKEMIGSGDRSERIRTYNYPQSRVTDHRINLTLHKLPNIMEGELEELIEALILNEKEKMLKKAS; this is encoded by the coding sequence ATGATAGAAAGATTAAAAGGGATAAAAGAAGAATATGATAGTTTAATGATAGAAATGAGCAAACTAGAAGTAATAGCTCATCAAGAGAGATATCAAGAGTTAGCTAAAAGAGTAGCTGAATTAGAACCGATTGCTTTATTATATCAGGAATATAAGGAGACAGTGGAACAACTAAAAGAATTAAATGAGATAACTCAAAACGAAAAAGATCTAGAATTTAAACAGATGGCGGAAGAAGAAACTTTAACCTTAAAGAAGAAAGAGAAGAATTTAGAAGAAAGATTAAAGCAAGCTATTCTTCCCAAAGACGAGGAAGAAAATAAGGATGTAATTATGGAGATTAGAGCTGGTACAGGAGGGGATGAATCTTCTCTCTTTGTGGCAGATTTATTACGAATGTATAGTAAGTATGCTGATAATCAAGGGTGGAAAAAGGAACTGATGTATGTTCATCCTACCGGAGTAAATGGCTTTAAAGAAGTAGCTCTTAGTTTAAAAGGTAAAAAAGTTTGCTCCAAGCTTCGCCTTGAAAGTGGAGTTCATAGAGTGCAAAGAGTTCCAGTTACTGAATCTTGTGGCAGGATTCATACTTCTACCGTTACAGTAGCTGTCTTGGTAGAGCCAGAAGAAGTAGAGATTACAATTGACCCTAATGAGGTAAGAGTGGATGTTTATCGCTCTAGCGGACCTGGAGGTCAAAGTGTAAATACTACTGATTCAGCCGTTCGCCTTACTCATTTGTCTACTGGATTAATAGTTACCTGCCAAGATGAAAAGTCTCAACATAAAAATAAAGCTAAAGCGATGAGGGTTTTAAAAGCAAGATTATTAGAACAAGCCAGATTAAAACAACAACAAGAGATGGCTAAAGAACGTAAAGAGATGATAGGCAGCGGTGATCGAAGTGAACGGATTCGGACTTATAATTATCCTCAAAGTAGAGTTACTGATCATCGAATTAATCTTACTTTACATAAGTTACCTAATATCATGGAGGGAGAGTTAGAAGAACTAATTGAAGCTTTAATTTTAAACGAAAAAGAGAAAATGCTTAAAAAAGCAAGTTGA
- the thyX gene encoding FAD-dependent thymidylate synthase: protein MFVELLNYTPNPEKAVAIAAKLCYSSIQISQLKEKASKSEIKEFIQKLYQSGHISPFEHVSFTFGVEGISRAASHQLVRHRIASYSQQSQRYVKHEHLEYIIPPKIKENEELKKAFISVMEQSHQIYRYLIEKKVETEDARYLLPNAITTKIIVTMNARSLLHFFELRCCHRAQWEIQNLAGEMLKQIKNIAPTIFEKAGPKCIEGIKYCPEGKLSCGEPFNI, encoded by the coding sequence ATGTTTGTTGAGCTTTTAAACTATACACCTAATCCTGAAAAAGCTGTAGCGATAGCTGCTAAGTTATGTTATTCTTCTATTCAAATTAGTCAGTTAAAGGAAAAGGCCAGTAAAAGCGAAATCAAAGAGTTTATCCAAAAGCTTTATCAAAGTGGTCATATTTCTCCCTTTGAGCATGTTTCTTTTACTTTTGGGGTAGAAGGAATATCAAGGGCCGCCAGTCATCAATTAGTAAGACATCGAATAGCTTCTTATTCTCAGCAAAGTCAAAGATATGTAAAGCACGAGCACTTAGAATACATTATCCCCCCTAAGATTAAAGAGAATGAAGAATTAAAAAAAGCTTTTATTTCTGTAATGGAACAATCACATCAGATTTATCGTTACTTAATAGAAAAAAAGGTAGAGACGGAAGATGCTCGTTATCTCTTGCCTAACGCTATAACCACTAAGATTATAGTAACGATGAATGCTCGGTCGCTCCTACATTTTTTTGAGCTTAGATGTTGCCATAGAGCCCAATGGGAGATACAAAATTTAGCTGGTGAGATGTTAAAACAAATCAAAAATATTGCTCCTACTATTTTTGAAAAAGCAGGACCTAAATGTATTGAGGGTATAAAATATTGCCCTGAAGGTAAATTATCTTGTGGTGAACCATTTAACATTTAA
- the rpmE gene encoding 50S ribosomal protein L31 — MKKDIHPKSYEIEIKCSCGATYPTKSTLPQIKVEICSNCHPFFTGKQKLVDTAGRVEKFRTRYQKQG; from the coding sequence ATGAAGAAAGATATCCATCCTAAGTCTTACGAAATAGAAATTAAGTGTAGTTGTGGAGCTACTTATCCCACTAAATCTACCTTACCCCAAATTAAAGTAGAGATCTGCTCTAATTGCCACCCATTTTTTACCGGTAAGCAAAAGTTAGTAGATACAGCAGGAAGAGTAGAGAAGTTTAGAACTCGTTACCAAAAACAAGGATAA
- a CDS encoding M23 family metallopeptidase has translation MLKNKGAFSELVFMRKVRKFAWKNGFSKKNTYKGNLVWVLIHIFVSINIFSLSPFFTQWKKTGDFIQVSKLKNLNEQDLLIVDLIEEEPHQAVNLVNRELDQLKAVQYAGKDAKYLLNNANLFITLHRVRRKENLWTISKKYGIDPSTIISFNNLDRNVLSKGQLLKIPNKKGILHKLRKGESLWAVSKKYNLSIPTILRANYIFNPYKIRAGEAIFLPGAILERSFKSLNKPFKDRLKELPFGFIRPVVGKIVSGFGFRLHPIFGRIIAHKGVDFSTPYGTKIKAAMSGRVVYSGWFFGYGKMIELVHDKGYVTRYAHNSRNLVKKGDYVEKGQGIALSGSSGISTGPHLHFEIHKHGTIKNPAQYLR, from the coding sequence ATGCTAAAGAATAAAGGTGCTTTTTCCGAGTTAGTATTTATGAGAAAGGTCAGGAAGTTTGCCTGGAAAAATGGTTTTTCTAAAAAAAATACCTATAAAGGTAACCTTGTCTGGGTATTAATTCATATCTTTGTCTCTATAAATATATTTTCTTTGTCTCCATTTTTTACGCAATGGAAAAAAACAGGAGATTTTATCCAGGTAAGTAAATTAAAAAATCTTAATGAACAAGATTTATTAATTGTTGATTTAATAGAAGAAGAGCCTCATCAAGCTGTAAATTTAGTTAATAGGGAGCTTGACCAGCTTAAAGCAGTTCAATATGCTGGTAAAGATGCTAAATATTTATTGAATAATGCCAATTTATTTATCACTCTTCACCGGGTAAGAAGAAAAGAAAATTTATGGACTATTTCGAAAAAGTATGGAATTGACCCTAGTACGATTATTTCTTTTAATAATTTAGATAGAAATGTTCTTTCTAAAGGACAATTACTAAAAATACCTAACAAAAAAGGAATTTTACATAAATTAAGAAAGGGAGAATCCTTATGGGCTGTTTCTAAAAAGTATAATTTATCTATTCCCACCATCTTAAGAGCAAATTATATCTTTAATCCATATAAAATAAGAGCGGGGGAAGCTATCTTTCTTCCTGGGGCCATCCTTGAACGTTCCTTTAAATCTCTTAATAAACCCTTTAAAGACCGTCTTAAGGAATTACCTTTTGGTTTTATAAGGCCAGTGGTAGGAAAAATTGTTTCAGGATTTGGATTTCGTTTGCATCCTATCTTTGGGAGAATTATTGCCCATAAAGGAGTTGATTTTAGTACTCCATATGGTACCAAGATCAAAGCTGCCATGTCGGGGAGAGTAGTTTATAGTGGTTGGTTTTTTGGCTATGGAAAAATGATAGAGCTTGTACATGATAAGGGTTATGTGACTAGATATGCTCATAATTCAAGAAATTTAGTTAAGAAAGGGGATTATGTCGAAAAAGGGCAAGGTATTGCCCTGTCAGGAAGTTCTGGTATTTCTACTGGTCCCCATCTTCACTTTGAAATCCATAAACATGGAACTATTAAAAATCCTGCCCAATATCTTAGATAA
- the rho gene encoding transcription termination factor Rho encodes MHLKEIQSKTIPELYELIADLNISGVRGMKKQDLIFAIFKKHTEKNGLIFSEGTLDVLPDGYGFLRSSLYNYLPGQDDVYVSPSQIRKFDLQTGDTVSGQIRSPKESERFFALLKVETVNYEDPEMANKRILFDNLTPLYPCERIKLEREGDEISMRIMDIITPIGKGQRGLIVAPPRTGKTVLLQEIANSVSVNHPEIKIIVLLIDERPEEVTDMKRSVKGEVVSSTFDEPAESHVKVAEVVIEKAKRLVEHKFDVVILLDSITRLARAYNQVVPTSGKILSGGVDSNALHRPKRFLGAARNIEKGGSLTILATALIETGSRMDEVIFEEFKGTGNMELHLERNLSDRRLFPAINIARSGTRKEELLLTKEELNKMWILRNLLTPLSSVENMELLIEKIKNTSSNKEFFASMNKG; translated from the coding sequence ATGCATCTTAAAGAAATCCAAAGTAAGACTATTCCGGAATTATATGAATTAATCGCAGATTTAAATATTTCTGGAGTTAGAGGAATGAAGAAGCAAGACTTAATCTTTGCTATTTTTAAAAAACATACCGAGAAGAATGGATTGATCTTTTCAGAAGGTACTTTAGATGTGTTACCTGATGGTTATGGATTTTTGAGATCTTCTCTCTATAATTATTTGCCCGGGCAAGATGATGTTTATGTTTCGCCTTCTCAAATAAGGAAGTTTGATCTTCAAACCGGGGATACTGTTTCAGGTCAAATTCGTTCTCCTAAGGAAAGTGAGAGATTTTTTGCCTTACTTAAAGTAGAAACAGTAAACTATGAAGATCCTGAAATGGCTAATAAACGTATCTTATTTGATAACCTCACTCCTCTTTATCCTTGTGAAAGGATAAAATTAGAGAGGGAGGGTGATGAAATTTCTATGCGGATTATGGATATCATTACTCCTATTGGAAAAGGTCAACGTGGTTTAATCGTAGCTCCTCCTAGGACAGGGAAGACTGTTTTGTTGCAGGAAATTGCTAACAGTGTTAGCGTTAATCATCCAGAAATCAAGATTATTGTTCTTCTTATTGATGAAAGACCTGAAGAAGTAACAGATATGAAGCGATCGGTAAAAGGTGAAGTTGTTAGCTCTACTTTTGACGAACCAGCGGAAAGTCATGTAAAAGTAGCTGAGGTAGTTATTGAAAAAGCTAAGAGATTAGTAGAGCATAAGTTTGATGTCGTGATATTATTAGATAGTATTACTCGATTAGCTCGGGCTTATAACCAAGTAGTTCCAACTAGTGGAAAAATTTTATCGGGAGGAGTAGATTCTAATGCCCTCCATAGGCCGAAAAGATTTTTAGGAGCTGCCCGTAATATTGAAAAAGGAGGAAGTTTAACTATTTTAGCTACTGCTCTTATTGAGACAGGAAGCAGAATGGATGAAGTAATATTTGAAGAATTTAAAGGCACCGGCAATATGGAGCTTCATTTAGAACGTAACTTATCTGATAGAAGATTGTTTCCAGCTATTAATATTGCTCGTTCTGGTACGAGAAAAGAAGAACTTTTGCTTACCAAAGAAGAGTTAAATAAAATGTGGATTCTTCGTAATTTACTTACCCCTTTAAGTTCGGTAGAAAATATGGAGTTATTAATTGAGAAGATAAAGAATACTTCTAGCAATAAAGAGTTTTTTGCTTCCATGAATAAAGGTTAA
- a CDS encoding diguanylate cyclase, which translates to MVSSHNELDLKILAKESLEEVFNEEIKKARLCKKSLSLVILDLSESNQEEDLKKIIELLTRRARSADIIGKSKLKELTMVFPNMDKKEVVLFVHRLKQDLNYFKESLNIKVSFGFSSFPEDGRSKRELIEKATYLLYKDKILET; encoded by the coding sequence GTGGTTTCTTCTCATAATGAGTTAGATCTTAAAATATTAGCTAAGGAGAGTTTAGAGGAAGTGTTTAATGAGGAAATAAAAAAAGCTCGTCTTTGCAAAAAATCTCTTTCTTTAGTTATCTTAGATCTTAGCGAAAGTAACCAAGAAGAAGATTTAAAAAAGATAATTGAATTATTAACTCGGAGGGCTCGTAGTGCAGATATAATCGGGAAAAGCAAATTAAAAGAATTGACTATGGTGTTTCCTAATATGGATAAGAAGGAAGTCGTATTATTCGTTCATCGATTGAAGCAAGATCTAAATTATTTTAAAGAAAGTTTAAATATCAAGGTTAGTTTTGGTTTTTCTTCTTTTCCTGAAGATGGAAGGAGTAAAAGAGAGTTAATAGAAAAAGCTACTTATTTGCTTTATAAGGACAAAATTTTAGAAACATAA
- a CDS encoding CBS domain-containing protein, translated as MPNLPLKDQEVLKVRDLLKYFYGHGLCSLPVIGKNKRLIGIIKKEDFITASSSLKSLEKPLREFVIKNMISINLPQDLDLLKLASNYKDLKEVPIIDEEGNLVDFWTIQEILLSLDYPVDFSAIKWRKVFDNLPVISIITDLEEKIVLINDLAKKSLFKKLEFHEKKISELFPPLSKISGKDRRFKRKIRERSSLREALVQLNEKKYNCSYALVWDKDQILGKIFLLRELSGGDLDQSASKEILDKEILSLEEIVKRAEKEAISMALKKTEGNISASASLLKVSRGTLQSKIKKLHLTSNDIMTY; from the coding sequence ATGCCAAATTTGCCTTTAAAAGATCAAGAAGTGTTAAAAGTTAGAGATCTTCTTAAATATTTTTATGGGCATGGTCTTTGTTCTCTTCCAGTAATAGGTAAAAATAAGAGATTAATAGGCATAATAAAGAAAGAAGATTTTATTACTGCTTCCTCTTCTCTGAAAAGTTTAGAAAAGCCTCTCAGGGAGTTTGTAATAAAGAATATGATCAGTATTAATCTTCCCCAAGATTTAGATCTTTTGAAGTTAGCCTCAAATTACAAAGATCTTAAAGAGGTTCCTATCATTGATGAGGAAGGAAATTTAGTAGATTTTTGGACTATCCAAGAGATACTTTTATCATTAGATTATCCGGTAGATTTTTCTGCTATTAAATGGAGAAAGGTCTTTGATAATCTTCCGGTGATTTCTATCATTACTGATTTAGAAGAAAAGATAGTTTTAATTAATGATTTAGCCAAAAAGTCTCTCTTTAAAAAATTAGAATTTCACGAGAAAAAGATTTCAGAGTTATTTCCCCCATTATCTAAAATTTCAGGTAAGGATAGAAGATTTAAAAGAAAGATCCGGGAGAGGTCAAGTCTAAGAGAGGCTTTAGTTCAGTTAAATGAGAAGAAATATAATTGTAGTTATGCTTTGGTCTGGGATAAAGACCAGATTTTAGGAAAGATATTTTTGCTAAGAGAACTTTCTGGTGGAGATTTAGATCAGAGTGCCAGTAAAGAGATTCTTGACAAGGAGATTCTTTCTTTAGAAGAGATAGTTAAAAGGGCAGAGAAAGAGGCTATTTCTATGGCTTTAAAAAAGACAGAAGGCAATATCAGCGCTAGTGCTAGTTTATTAAAGGTATCCCGAGGGACTTTGCAGTCTAAAATTAAAAAGCTACATCTGACATCTAATGATATTATGACATATTAA